The Nitratidesulfovibrio sp. SRB-5 genome includes a window with the following:
- a CDS encoding anthranilate synthase component I family protein, protein MEMPEMPAQAEAPETAKAPQAPETAQAPANGNGCPCATTGSGDDIPALPEGGEIVLRQTGRWLEADVDTPISVFLGMVGSGQGILLESAEVDGRWGRYSVIAFNFLLRLGCRDGKLEVAVRDPRLAPLRRFDGMGFIEGTRAVMRALRIEPDAAFADQPPITRALYGYFGYGVSGLFEPKLAKVLPTSSAEACLALPGTVVLFDHLYNRLCQLSLTDLPGARVDRSQVDRTPEPPEVGPVVNVPEQAVYTRAVARVKDMIRQGEAIQVVLSTRFQASFSGDPFTLYRRLRRINPSPYMFFMRLPGVSLLGSSPEVMVRCRADKLQVSPIAGTRPRGTDDAHDAALAQELLEDPKERAEHVMLVDLGRNDLGRIAAPGTVQVERFMDVEKFSHVMHLTSRVTAQIEPGRDALDVLAATFPAGTVSGAPKVRAMEIISEAEGLARGPYAGAIGWLGLDRGSVNLDTGITIRSLWVRDGQVHWQAGAGIVFDSVPEMEWKECNNKAAVIRAAVTGGEYVPVNR, encoded by the coding sequence ATGGAAATGCCCGAAATGCCCGCACAGGCCGAAGCCCCCGAAACGGCGAAGGCTCCCCAGGCTCCGGAAACCGCGCAAGCCCCGGCCAACGGCAACGGCTGCCCTTGCGCCACCACCGGTTCCGGGGACGATATCCCCGCGCTGCCCGAAGGCGGCGAGATCGTGCTGCGCCAGACGGGCCGCTGGCTGGAGGCCGACGTGGACACCCCCATCAGCGTGTTCCTCGGCATGGTGGGGTCCGGGCAGGGCATCCTGCTGGAAAGCGCAGAGGTGGATGGCCGCTGGGGCCGGTACAGCGTCATCGCCTTCAACTTCCTGCTGCGTCTTGGCTGCCGCGACGGCAAGCTGGAAGTGGCCGTGCGCGACCCGCGCCTTGCCCCGCTGCGCAGGTTCGACGGCATGGGCTTCATTGAGGGCACCCGCGCGGTGATGCGCGCCCTGCGCATCGAGCCGGACGCGGCCTTTGCCGACCAGCCCCCCATCACCCGCGCCCTGTACGGCTACTTCGGCTACGGCGTGTCCGGGCTGTTCGAGCCCAAGCTGGCCAAGGTGCTGCCGACCTCGTCGGCGGAGGCCTGCCTGGCCCTGCCCGGCACCGTGGTGCTGTTCGACCACCTGTACAACCGGTTGTGCCAGCTTTCGCTCACCGACCTGCCCGGAGCCAGGGTGGACCGCAGCCAGGTGGACCGCACGCCGGAGCCGCCGGAAGTGGGCCCCGTGGTCAACGTGCCGGAACAGGCCGTGTACACCCGCGCCGTGGCCCGGGTGAAGGACATGATCCGTCAGGGCGAGGCCATCCAGGTGGTGCTGTCCACCCGCTTCCAGGCCTCGTTCAGCGGCGACCCGTTCACCCTGTACCGCCGCCTGCGCCGCATCAACCCATCGCCGTACATGTTCTTCATGCGGCTGCCCGGCGTCTCGCTGCTGGGGTCTTCGCCGGAAGTCATGGTGCGCTGCCGGGCCGACAAACTGCAGGTCAGCCCCATTGCGGGCACCCGCCCGCGCGGCACGGACGACGCCCACGACGCCGCACTGGCGCAGGAACTGCTGGAAGACCCCAAGGAACGCGCCGAGCACGTCATGCTGGTGGACCTTGGCCGCAACGACCTTGGCCGCATCGCCGCGCCGGGCACTGTGCAGGTGGAACGGTTCATGGACGTGGAAAAGTTCTCGCACGTCATGCACCTGACCTCGCGCGTCACTGCCCAGATCGAGCCGGGCCGCGACGCGCTGGACGTGCTGGCCGCCACCTTCCCGGCGGGCACCGTCAGCGGCGCGCCCAAGGTGCGGGCCATGGAGATCATCTCCGAGGCGGAAGGCCTTGCGCGCGGCCCCTACGCCGGGGCCATCGGCTGGCTGGGGCTGGACCGGGGCAGCGTGAACCTGGACACGGGCATCACCATCCGCTCCCTGTGGGTGCGCGACGGGCAGGTGCACTGGCAGGCCGGCGCGGGCATCGTGTTCGATTCCGTGCCCGAGATGGAATGGAAGGAATGCAACAACAAGGCCGCCGTCATCCGCGCCGCAGTCACCGGAGGGGAATATGTTCCTGTTAATCGATAA